One part of the Conexibacter woesei Iso977N genome encodes these proteins:
- a CDS encoding RNA polymerase sigma factor yields MTPVQLSRPSFSAPVRVADMSDAVLSRRLAEGDLSALDAIYRRHAPALRRYARRYLDAALAEDAVHDALTRTQLALLGKRRVVELRPWLFRCVRNACLSELDRASTRRRGELGAEPIAEGGADCCDVVARNEHLRAALARMSELPPRQREALALRALDGAGYDDLAAHFALTENAAVQLVHRARRNLTALVAA; encoded by the coding sequence ATGACTCCGGTGCAGCTCTCCCGCCCCTCCTTCTCCGCCCCGGTTCGCGTCGCCGACATGAGCGACGCGGTCCTCTCCCGCCGGCTCGCCGAAGGGGATCTCTCCGCCCTCGACGCGATCTACCGCCGCCACGCGCCGGCCCTGCGCCGCTACGCCCGCCGCTACCTCGACGCGGCGCTGGCCGAGGACGCCGTCCACGACGCGCTCACCCGCACGCAGCTCGCGCTGCTCGGCAAGAGGCGCGTCGTGGAGCTGCGGCCGTGGCTGTTCCGCTGCGTCCGCAACGCCTGCCTGAGCGAGCTGGACCGCGCGTCGACCCGCCGCCGCGGCGAGCTCGGCGCCGAGCCGATCGCCGAGGGCGGCGCCGACTGCTGCGACGTCGTCGCGCGCAACGAGCACCTCCGCGCCGCGCTCGCCCGTATGAGCGAGCTGCCGCCGCGCCAGCGCGAGGCGCTCGCCCTCCGCGCCCTCGACGGCGCCGGCTACGACGACCTCGCCGCGCACTTCGCGCTGACCGAGAACGCCGCCGTCCAGCTCGTCCACCGCGCGCGCCGCAACCTGACGGCGCTCGTCGCGGCCTAG
- a CDS encoding S8 family serine peptidase encodes MLPASASSAATVVVGYKGSTAFHTVRTTNAVATIARLKRSARVRYAVPNVVAHATSTGAYLPDDPGRGVKPGRWAAVQWNFTGPAGVDAPDAWAHLIAAGRPGAKGVKVAVLDTGVAYRRFGRTPASPDLAGTRFVAGHDFIGHDDYANDRNGHGTHVTSTIAETTNNGIGLTGLAYGASIMPVKVLDDLGEGDAPVIAQGVRWAADHGAKIINMSLEFDSTVTRDVIPELIDAIAYARAKGVLVVAASGNEGDPAVAYPARNDNVLSVGGTTEHGCLADYSNTGHGLDLVAPGGGDDAELTDPGCAYGGKPGRNIAQMTLIGVHKDKIGIPHSYEGTSMAVPHVSATAALIVASGILGADPSAAAIEHRLEATARDLGPRGYDKSYGWGLINAAAATDPAVPVT; translated from the coding sequence GTGCTCCCCGCCTCCGCCTCGTCCGCGGCGACGGTCGTCGTCGGCTACAAGGGCTCGACGGCGTTCCACACGGTCCGGACCACCAACGCCGTCGCGACGATCGCGCGCCTCAAGCGCAGCGCGCGCGTCCGCTACGCGGTCCCGAACGTCGTCGCCCACGCGACGAGCACCGGCGCCTACCTCCCGGACGACCCGGGCCGCGGCGTCAAGCCCGGCCGCTGGGCCGCCGTGCAGTGGAACTTCACCGGCCCCGCGGGCGTGGACGCGCCCGACGCGTGGGCGCACCTGATCGCCGCCGGGCGCCCCGGCGCCAAGGGCGTCAAGGTCGCCGTCCTCGACACCGGCGTCGCCTACCGCAGGTTCGGCAGGACGCCCGCCTCCCCGGACCTCGCCGGCACGCGCTTCGTCGCCGGCCACGACTTCATCGGCCACGACGACTACGCCAACGACCGTAACGGCCACGGCACGCACGTCACCTCGACGATCGCCGAGACCACCAACAACGGCATCGGCCTCACCGGCCTGGCCTACGGCGCGTCGATCATGCCCGTCAAGGTCCTCGACGACCTCGGCGAGGGCGACGCGCCGGTGATCGCCCAGGGCGTCCGCTGGGCGGCCGACCATGGGGCCAAGATCATCAACATGAGCCTGGAGTTCGACTCCACGGTCACGCGCGACGTGATCCCGGAGCTCATCGACGCGATCGCCTACGCGCGCGCCAAGGGCGTCCTGGTCGTCGCGGCCTCCGGCAACGAGGGCGACCCCGCGGTCGCCTACCCGGCGCGCAACGACAACGTCCTGTCGGTCGGCGGCACGACCGAGCACGGCTGCCTGGCCGACTACTCCAACACCGGCCACGGCCTGGACCTCGTGGCGCCCGGCGGCGGCGACGACGCCGAGCTGACCGACCCCGGCTGCGCCTACGGCGGCAAGCCCGGGCGCAACATCGCGCAGATGACGCTGATCGGCGTCCACAAGGACAAGATCGGCATCCCGCACTCCTACGAGGGCACCTCGATGGCGGTCCCGCACGTCTCGGCGACCGCCGCGCTGATCGTCGCCTCCGGGATCCTCGGCGCCGACCCGTCGGCCGCCGCGATCGAGCACCGCCTGGAGGCGACCGCCCGCGACCTCGGCCCGAGGGGCTACGACAAGAGCTACGGCTGGGGCCTGATCAACGCCGCGGCCGCGACGGACCCGGCCGTCCCCGTTACGTAG
- a CDS encoding type II toxin-antitoxin system RatA family toxin — protein sequence MGNITGERSVEIDAPIQKVFDIAADIEGAVDWMGAMKDVDVLERDADGRAKIVETVNDAKVKTVKTKLAFTYNSPTEIRWRQEKGDVKSLDGWWTLEDLGGDRTRATYALEVDPGRMLGMLIRGPVEGQVRDFLLGDAADGLKRTAEA from the coding sequence ATGGGCAACATCACGGGAGAGCGGTCGGTCGAGATCGACGCGCCGATCCAGAAGGTCTTCGACATCGCCGCCGACATCGAGGGCGCGGTCGACTGGATGGGCGCGATGAAGGACGTCGACGTCCTGGAGCGCGACGCCGACGGGCGCGCGAAGATCGTCGAGACCGTCAACGACGCCAAGGTCAAGACGGTGAAGACCAAGCTGGCGTTCACCTACAACTCGCCCACGGAGATCCGCTGGCGCCAGGAGAAGGGCGACGTCAAGTCGCTCGACGGCTGGTGGACGCTGGAGGACCTCGGCGGTGACCGCACCCGCGCGACCTACGCGCTGGAGGTCGACCCGGGCCGCATGCTCGGCATGCTGATCCGCGGGCCGGTCGAAGGTCAGGTGCGTGACTTCCTGCTCGGTGACGCCGCCGACGGGCTGAAGCGCACCGCGGAGGCCTGA
- a CDS encoding O-antigen ligase family protein, with translation MLARRLRAAPITIPTLLAVAIFLAWIPLDGGQAITRWAPGGILVVALLALAVFGLPWSWRGLGAPVRIAALGLAAFTAWSFLSIAWADDQGIALEGADRTLLYLAVFLLFALWPQRPATAAWVLGLWTVGVGAIALITLIRVGTLADPTRLFDYDRLLRPVGYANAQPATWLMAFWPAVTLAATGRVPFWLRGLFAALAVVLMDTALLSLSRGALLSLPVVVLLLVALVPGRLRNIAALVPIAGAAALALPKVLDVGDAIDANPQGDVPAACAAVFHTILILAVAAGVVVAAVAAWETFRPPSERAAARIRTGWRGLVVAGAVVGVIGGLVVVGNPVHRVDHAWQSFKGGYSDNTGSSNRLTAGLGSSRYDFYRVALNVFAEHPIAGAGADNFFQDYLQHGTSTETPKYPHNFALRTLSQTGLIGTLLLFGALGAALVAAWRGMRAAGRDPLAAAVAGGATLGFFYWIAHGMSDWFWEWAGLGAPAFALLGLACALAPRADVREETAEAAASPRLARAPLLLAGGAAVLLLAAAVVLAGPWLAQRDVDAAAKVYTSRPFEAYSRLDRAARLNPLSDQPALIKGSIALRYGDLPRAQAAFQDALARNPRGQYATLELGGIASVQGDRATAQRLLDRASALAPRDENAREAARVARAGHVVNLVKLNQRLLESGEQLAG, from the coding sequence GTGCTCGCCCGCCGGCTGCGCGCCGCGCCGATCACGATCCCGACGCTGCTCGCGGTCGCGATCTTCCTGGCCTGGATCCCGCTCGACGGCGGCCAGGCGATCACCCGCTGGGCGCCCGGCGGGATCCTCGTCGTGGCGCTGCTGGCGCTCGCGGTCTTCGGCCTGCCGTGGTCGTGGCGCGGGCTGGGCGCGCCGGTCAGGATCGCCGCGCTCGGCCTCGCGGCCTTCACCGCGTGGAGCTTCCTGTCGATCGCGTGGGCCGACGACCAGGGCATCGCGCTGGAGGGCGCGGACCGGACTCTCCTGTACCTCGCGGTCTTCCTGCTGTTCGCGCTCTGGCCGCAGCGCCCGGCGACCGCGGCGTGGGTGCTCGGGCTCTGGACGGTGGGCGTCGGCGCGATCGCGCTGATCACGCTGATCCGGGTCGGGACGCTCGCCGACCCGACCAGGTTGTTCGACTACGACCGCCTGCTGCGCCCGGTCGGCTACGCCAACGCGCAGCCCGCGACGTGGCTGATGGCGTTCTGGCCGGCGGTGACGCTGGCGGCGACCGGCCGCGTGCCGTTCTGGCTGCGCGGGCTGTTCGCGGCGCTGGCCGTCGTGCTGATGGACACCGCGCTCCTGAGCCTGAGCCGCGGCGCGCTGCTGTCGCTGCCGGTCGTCGTGCTGTTGTTGGTGGCGTTGGTCCCGGGGCGCCTGCGCAACATCGCGGCGCTGGTCCCGATCGCGGGCGCCGCGGCGCTGGCGCTGCCGAAGGTCCTGGACGTCGGCGACGCGATCGACGCGAACCCCCAGGGCGACGTGCCCGCCGCGTGCGCGGCGGTGTTCCACACCATCTTGATCCTGGCCGTCGCCGCGGGCGTGGTCGTCGCGGCCGTCGCGGCGTGGGAGACGTTCCGCCCGCCGTCGGAGCGCGCCGCGGCGCGGATCCGGACCGGCTGGCGCGGGCTGGTCGTCGCCGGCGCGGTCGTCGGCGTGATCGGCGGGCTGGTCGTGGTCGGCAACCCGGTCCACCGCGTCGACCACGCGTGGCAGTCGTTCAAGGGCGGCTACTCGGACAACACCGGCTCGTCGAACCGCCTCACGGCCGGGCTCGGGTCCAGCCGCTACGACTTCTACCGCGTCGCGCTCAACGTCTTCGCCGAGCACCCGATCGCGGGCGCCGGGGCCGACAACTTCTTCCAGGACTACCTGCAGCACGGCACCTCCACCGAGACGCCCAAGTACCCGCACAACTTCGCGCTGCGGACGCTCTCGCAGACCGGGCTGATCGGCACGCTGCTGCTGTTCGGCGCGCTCGGCGCGGCGCTGGTCGCCGCGTGGCGCGGGATGCGCGCCGCCGGGCGCGACCCGCTCGCCGCCGCGGTCGCGGGCGGCGCGACGCTGGGGTTCTTCTACTGGATCGCGCACGGCATGTCCGACTGGTTCTGGGAATGGGCGGGGCTCGGGGCGCCGGCCTTCGCGCTCCTGGGACTGGCCTGCGCGCTGGCGCCGCGCGCGGATGTCCGGGAGGAGACCGCCGAGGCGGCGGCGTCCCCGAGGTTGGCGCGCGCGCCGCTGCTGCTCGCGGGCGGCGCGGCCGTCCTGCTGCTGGCCGCCGCCGTGGTCCTGGCCGGCCCGTGGCTGGCCCAGCGCGACGTCGACGCCGCGGCCAAGGTGTACACGTCGCGGCCGTTCGAGGCCTACTCGCGCCTGGACCGCGCCGCCAGGCTCAACCCGCTGTCGGATCAGCCCGCGCTGATCAAGGGCTCGATCGCCCTGCGCTACGGCGACCTGCCGCGGGCGCAGGCCGCGTTCCAGGACGCGCTGGCCCGCAACCCGCGCGGCCAGTATGCGACGCTCGAGCTCGGCGGGATCGCGTCGGTCCAGGGCGACAGGGCGACCGCGCAGCGGCTGCTCGATCGCGCGTCGGCGCTGGCGCCGCGCGACGAGAACGCGCGCGAGGCGGCGAGGGTCGCCCGCGCCGGGCACGTCGTGAACCTCGTGAAGCTCAACCAGCGGTTGCTGGAGTCGGGCGAGCAGCTCGCTGGGTGA
- a CDS encoding universal stress protein: MYRQIVVGTDGSETAAKAVGQAAELAASVGATLLVVSAFEPVSGSRLREEAAQVPDDVRWMVNPREDVDATLSRAAELAAEKGADSKTFARQGDPADAILDVAEEQGADLIVVGNKGMTGAKRFLLGSVPNKVSHHAPCSVLIVRTT, translated from the coding sequence ATGTACCGGCAGATCGTGGTGGGCACCGATGGCTCCGAGACCGCGGCGAAGGCCGTCGGGCAGGCGGCCGAGCTGGCCGCGTCCGTCGGCGCGACGCTGTTGGTCGTCTCGGCGTTCGAGCCGGTCAGCGGCTCGCGCCTGAGGGAGGAGGCGGCGCAGGTCCCGGACGACGTGCGCTGGATGGTCAACCCGCGCGAGGACGTCGACGCGACGCTGTCGCGCGCCGCCGAGCTGGCCGCCGAGAAGGGCGCGGACTCCAAGACGTTCGCGCGCCAGGGCGATCCGGCCGACGCGATCCTCGACGTCGCCGAGGAGCAGGGCGCCGACCTGATCGTGGTCGGCAACAAGGGCATGACGGGCGCGAAGCGCTTCCTGCTGGGCTCGGTGCCCAACAAGGTGTCGCACCACGCGCCGTGCAGCGTGCTGATCGTCCGGACTACGTAA
- a CDS encoding fructosamine kinase family protein, which translates to MIEAVALEPIPGGDLNAAYRATLAGGEVVFVKTSPDAAPGAYAAEAAGLAWLRAAGGLPVPEVHSFDEDFLALEWIDGGGRPDPARLGRGLAHVHAAGAQRFGELPGGGEDYVLGPLTLPNAAGDDWAAFYAGSRLLPLAEQAAGRGALDADGLHAIEAVAGKIHHLVGPDEPPARLHGDLWSGNVHAAAGGTPYLIDPAAYGGHREVDLAMLSLFGAPSREFYDNYDAVAPRAEGHQERVELYQLLPLLVHAVLFGGGYGDAAARAARRYV; encoded by the coding sequence GTGATCGAGGCGGTCGCGCTCGAGCCGATCCCCGGCGGCGACCTCAACGCCGCCTACCGGGCGACGCTCGCCGGCGGCGAGGTCGTGTTCGTCAAGACGTCGCCGGACGCCGCGCCCGGCGCCTACGCGGCGGAGGCCGCGGGCCTTGCGTGGCTGCGCGCGGCCGGCGGCCTGCCGGTCCCGGAGGTCCACTCGTTCGACGAGGACTTCCTGGCCCTGGAGTGGATCGACGGCGGCGGGCGCCCGGATCCTGCGCGGCTCGGCCGCGGCCTGGCGCACGTCCACGCCGCGGGCGCACAGCGCTTCGGCGAGCTGCCGGGCGGGGGCGAGGACTACGTGTTGGGTCCGCTGACGCTGCCCAACGCGGCGGGCGACGACTGGGCGGCGTTCTACGCGGGGTCGCGGCTGCTGCCGCTGGCGGAGCAGGCGGCGGGGCGCGGGGCGCTCGATGCGGACGGGCTGCACGCGATCGAGGCGGTGGCGGGCAAGATCCACCACTTGGTCGGTCCCGATGAGCCGCCCGCACGGCTGCACGGCGACCTCTGGTCCGGCAACGTCCACGCCGCGGCCGGCGGCACGCCGTACCTGATCGACCCCGCCGCCTACGGCGGGCACCGCGAGGTCGACCTCGCGATGTTGTCGCTCTTCGGCGCGCCGTCGCGGGAGTTCTACGACAACTACGACGCCGTCGCACCGCGCGCCGAAGGGCATCAAGAACGCGTCGAGCTGTACCAGCTGCTGCCGCTCCTGGTCCACGCCGTGCTGTTCGGCGGCGGGTACGGCGACGCGGCCGCCCGCGCCGCGCGGCGCTACGTCTGA
- the tadA gene encoding tRNA adenosine(34) deaminase TadA translates to MRLALDEARAATEHGDVPIGAVVVSDAGQVLARGRNERELHEDPTAHAEVLALRRAAEALGSWRVLDATLYVTLEPCTMCAGAIVLSRIPRVVYAAPDPKAGAAGSVLDVLADERLNHRPEVVGGVLADEAAELLRSFFRARR, encoded by the coding sequence ATGAGGCTCGCGCTGGACGAGGCGCGCGCGGCCACCGAGCACGGCGACGTGCCGATCGGCGCGGTGGTCGTGTCCGATGCCGGTCAGGTGCTGGCGCGGGGCAGGAACGAGCGCGAGTTGCACGAGGACCCGACCGCGCACGCCGAGGTGCTGGCGCTGCGGCGGGCTGCCGAGGCGCTGGGAAGTTGGCGCGTCCTCGATGCCACGTTGTACGTGACGCTGGAGCCGTGCACGATGTGCGCGGGCGCGATCGTGCTGTCGCGGATCCCGCGCGTGGTCTACGCGGCGCCCGATCCGAAGGCCGGCGCGGCGGGCAGCGTCCTCGACGTGCTCGCTGACGAGCGGTTGAACCACCGCCCGGAAGTCGTCGGCGGGGTTCTCGCTGACGAAGCGGCAGAGCTCCTGCGGTCCTTTTTCCGCGCTCGTCGGTAA
- a CDS encoding arsinothricin resistance N-acetyltransferase ArsN1 family A produces MACWPHHWVRETAPPRRRIRPLTAPEQTQSTIAIRRADPGDAAQIAAIYNEGIAERQATFETRPRGTAEVAGWTVRPLPVLVAEHEGRVVGFARIGPYSEREVYSGIGEHAVYVGSDARRLGVGHALLEALAVAAEEIGLYKLTSRIFSTNTASIELHRRSGFTIVGTQRHHGILDGVWRDCVLVERLVGDAARAGDDA; encoded by the coding sequence TTGGCCTGTTGGCCGCACCATTGGGTACGGGAGACCGCACCTCCGCGTCGTAGAATCCGCCCCCTGACGGCTCCGGAGCAGACCCAGTCGACCATCGCGATCCGCCGCGCCGACCCCGGTGACGCGGCGCAGATCGCCGCGATCTACAACGAGGGGATCGCCGAGCGCCAGGCGACGTTCGAGACCCGCCCGCGCGGCACCGCCGAGGTCGCGGGGTGGACCGTGCGCCCGCTGCCGGTGCTCGTCGCCGAGCACGAGGGGCGCGTTGTCGGGTTCGCCCGGATCGGCCCGTACAGCGAGCGCGAGGTCTACTCCGGGATCGGCGAGCACGCGGTCTACGTGGGGTCGGACGCGCGCCGCCTCGGCGTCGGCCACGCGTTGTTGGAGGCCTTGGCCGTCGCCGCCGAGGAGATCGGGTTGTACAAGTTGACCTCGCGGATCTTCTCCACCAACACGGCGTCGATCGAGCTGCACCGCCGGTCCGGGTTCACGATCGTCGGGACCCAGCGCCACCACGGGATCCTCGACGGCGTGTGGCGCGACTGCGTGCTGGTCGAGCGGCTCGTCGGCGACGCCGCGCGCGCCGGCGACGACGCCTAG
- a CDS encoding exopolysaccharide biosynthesis polyprenyl glycosylphosphotransferase, which translates to MSRIEVSQQSAQAAPLHAPVGAGPGVLAGQSLLRRHEPSGLRRLLQSAVLRPALDAICLAFSLVLAFRWPQEPVALNEAWTMLFFPPIVMLLLLIRGMYERRLRPTILDGVVPIAGSVSIAAMFVVVLQIYVGGESAVSSVAAHLWAAALVSVGAERVALLGLQRVARTRGLDGAPTIIVGAGNVGMRLARRLEVNPQYGLTPVGFLDANPLEISAGSADSPGIPVLGSPDELDWIAQLTGAEHVVIAFSSEPDERLVDLVRRCEALGLEVSLVPRLFESLNHRATYEPLGGTPLMGLRSVHPKGWQFAVKHAFDRIGAALLILAFSPLMATIALLVKLSSPGPIVFRQRRVGRDGTVFDLYKFRSMRPPDPNAQSFQPGEGSAPGGVEGTDRRTWIGRLLRRTSLDELPQFFNVLRGDMSLVGPRPERPEFVELFESDIRRYGDRHRVKSGVTGWAQVHGLRGQTSLSDRVEWDNYYIEHWTLGLDVKILALTMLEVLRPAE; encoded by the coding sequence GTGAGCCGAATCGAAGTCAGCCAGCAGAGCGCCCAAGCGGCGCCCTTGCACGCGCCGGTCGGCGCGGGGCCCGGCGTTCTCGCCGGGCAGTCGCTGCTGCGCCGGCACGAGCCGTCCGGACTTCGCCGCCTGCTGCAGTCGGCGGTCCTGCGCCCGGCGCTCGACGCGATCTGCCTGGCCTTCTCGCTCGTCCTCGCCTTCCGCTGGCCGCAGGAGCCGGTGGCGCTGAACGAGGCGTGGACGATGCTGTTCTTCCCGCCGATCGTGATGCTGCTGCTGCTGATCCGCGGCATGTACGAGCGGCGCCTGCGTCCCACCATCTTGGACGGCGTCGTCCCGATCGCCGGCAGCGTGTCGATCGCGGCGATGTTCGTCGTCGTGCTGCAGATCTACGTCGGCGGCGAGAGCGCCGTGTCGTCGGTCGCCGCGCACCTGTGGGCGGCCGCGCTGGTCAGCGTCGGCGCCGAGCGCGTCGCGCTGCTGGGCCTGCAGCGGGTCGCGCGCACGCGCGGCCTCGACGGCGCGCCGACGATCATCGTCGGCGCGGGCAACGTCGGCATGCGCCTGGCCCGGCGCCTGGAGGTCAACCCGCAGTACGGGCTGACGCCGGTCGGGTTCCTGGACGCCAACCCGCTGGAGATCTCGGCCGGCTCGGCCGACTCGCCCGGGATCCCGGTGCTCGGCTCGCCCGACGAGCTGGACTGGATCGCGCAGCTGACCGGTGCCGAGCACGTCGTCATCGCGTTCTCGTCGGAGCCCGACGAGCGCCTCGTCGACCTCGTGCGCCGCTGCGAGGCGCTGGGGTTGGAGGTCTCGCTCGTCCCGCGCCTGTTCGAGTCGCTCAACCACCGCGCGACCTACGAGCCGCTCGGCGGCACGCCGCTGATGGGCCTGCGCTCGGTGCACCCGAAGGGCTGGCAGTTCGCGGTCAAGCACGCGTTCGACCGCATCGGCGCGGCGCTGCTGATCCTCGCGTTCTCGCCGCTGATGGCGACGATCGCGCTGCTCGTCAAGCTGTCGTCGCCGGGCCCGATCGTCTTCCGCCAGCGCCGCGTCGGCCGCGACGGCACGGTCTTCGACCTCTACAAGTTCCGCTCGATGCGCCCGCCGGACCCCAACGCGCAGTCGTTCCAACCGGGCGAGGGCTCGGCGCCGGGCGGCGTCGAGGGCACCGACCGCCGGACGTGGATCGGGCGCCTGCTGCGCCGCACGTCGCTGGACGAGCTGCCGCAGTTCTTCAACGTGCTGCGCGGCGACATGTCGCTCGTCGGCCCGCGGCCGGAGCGCCCGGAGTTCGTCGAGCTGTTCGAGTCCGACATCCGCCGCTACGGCGATCGTCACCGCGTGAAGTCCGGCGTGACCGGCTGGGCGCAGGTGCACGGGCTGCGCGGGCAGACGTCGCTGAGCGACCGCGTCGAGTGGGACAACTACTACATCGAGCACTGGACGCTGGGCCTGGACGTCAAGATCCTGGCCCTGACGATGCTCGAAGTGCTGCGCCCCGCCGAGTAG
- the hemW gene encoding radical SAM family heme chaperone HemW, which yields MARLPDGEAPPADGALPEASLRGLGEPGRPFGVYVHVPYCASICGYCDFNTYIPSEATPAGYGAAIRAELALARRVLGDAAPRAQTVFLGGGTPTLLPPAELARILDAIREHIGLAPGAEVTTEANPESVDPVALAALREAGFTRISLGMQSASAHVLETLDRHHTSGRAVAAAREARAAGFEHVSLDLIYGTPGERAEDWERSLHAALEAEPDHVSAYSLIVEPGTKLAARVRRGELPAPDDDVLAARYETAERILGDAGLRWYEVANYARTDADRCLHNLGYWGGGDWWGAGPGAHSHVGGVRWWNVLHPARWMALLAEGASPAAGREQPDDDAARLEHVMLAVRLRDGLELDGDNRATAAQLAADGLLEPEPLAAGRAVLTLRGRLLADRVTLALAG from the coding sequence ATGGCGCGCCTGCCCGACGGCGAAGCACCACCCGCCGACGGCGCGCTGCCGGAGGCGTCCCTGCGCGGGCTCGGCGAGCCCGGGCGGCCGTTCGGCGTCTATGTGCACGTCCCGTACTGCGCGTCGATCTGCGGGTACTGCGACTTCAACACCTACATCCCGAGCGAGGCGACGCCCGCGGGCTACGGCGCCGCGATCCGGGCCGAGTTGGCGCTCGCGCGGCGCGTGCTCGGGGACGCCGCGCCGCGCGCGCAGACGGTCTTCCTCGGCGGCGGCACGCCGACCCTCCTGCCGCCCGCTGAGCTGGCCCGGATCCTCGACGCGATCCGCGAGCACATCGGCCTCGCGCCCGGCGCCGAGGTCACCACCGAGGCCAACCCGGAGTCGGTCGACCCGGTCGCGCTCGCCGCGCTGCGCGAGGCCGGGTTCACGCGCATCTCGCTCGGGATGCAGTCGGCGTCCGCGCACGTGCTGGAGACGCTCGACCGCCACCACACGTCCGGCCGCGCGGTCGCCGCGGCGCGCGAGGCGCGGGCCGCCGGCTTCGAGCACGTCTCGCTCGACCTCATCTACGGCACGCCCGGCGAGCGCGCCGAGGACTGGGAACGCTCGCTGCACGCCGCGCTGGAGGCCGAGCCCGACCACGTCTCGGCCTACTCGCTGATCGTCGAGCCGGGCACGAAGCTCGCGGCGCGCGTGCGCCGCGGCGAGCTGCCGGCGCCCGACGACGACGTGCTCGCCGCGCGCTACGAGACCGCCGAGCGGATCCTCGGCGACGCCGGGCTGCGTTGGTACGAGGTCGCCAACTACGCGCGGACCGACGCCGACCGCTGCCTCCACAACCTCGGCTACTGGGGCGGCGGCGACTGGTGGGGCGCGGGACCGGGCGCGCACTCGCACGTCGGCGGCGTGCGCTGGTGGAACGTCCTGCACCCCGCGCGCTGGATGGCGCTGCTGGCCGAGGGCGCGTCGCCCGCGGCGGGGCGCGAGCAACCCGATGACGATGCCGCGCGGCTGGAGCACGTGATGCTCGCGGTGCGGCTGCGCGACGGGCTGGAGCTCGACGGGGACAATCGCGCGACCGCCGCGCAGCTGGCCGCCGACGGGCTCCTGGAGCCGGAGCCGCTCGCCGCCGGGCGCGCGGTGCTGACGCTGCGCGGCCGCCTGCTGGCCGACCGCGTGACGCTCGCCCTCGCGGGCTAG
- a CDS encoding dihydrofolate reductase family protein, giving the protein MSKNKLIITEFVSLDGVMEAPGGEPGYKHAGWVGAYFSDELGAYKGEEQLSKDVLLLGRKTYEGFYGAWPSRAGDPMADKINSMRKAVASTTLGSSPWENTEVVADDFAGHVAGLKDSADGDLLVAGSRTLAHSLLAVPGLVDEINLQVFPLILGSGARFYPDTEEPLKLALLSSQQMPNGVLAQTYAPQT; this is encoded by the coding sequence ATGAGCAAGAACAAGTTGATCATCACGGAGTTCGTCTCGCTGGACGGCGTCATGGAGGCGCCGGGTGGCGAGCCCGGGTACAAGCATGCCGGGTGGGTCGGGGCGTACTTCAGCGACGAGCTGGGGGCGTACAAGGGCGAGGAGCAGCTGAGCAAGGACGTGCTGTTGCTCGGCCGCAAGACCTACGAGGGGTTCTACGGCGCGTGGCCGTCCCGGGCCGGCGACCCGATGGCCGACAAGATCAACTCCATGCGGAAGGCCGTCGCCTCGACGACGCTCGGCTCGTCGCCCTGGGAGAACACCGAGGTCGTCGCCGACGACTTCGCCGGTCACGTCGCCGGCCTGAAGGACAGCGCGGACGGCGACCTCCTCGTCGCCGGCTCCCGCACACTGGCCCACTCGCTGCTCGCGGTGCCCGGCCTGGTCGACGAGATCAACCTCCAGGTCTTCCCCCTGATCCTCGGCTCCGGCGCCCGCTTCTACCCCGACACCGAAGAGCCGCTGAAGCTGGCCCTCCTCTCCTCGCAGCAGATGCCCAACGGCGTCCTGGCACAGACCTACGCACCGCAGACCTGA
- a CDS encoding NYN domain-containing protein, with product MRWLVDGNNVIGARPDGWWRDRTGAMARLVAALDAFAAGSGEEVAVVFDGRERAVGQDGAPRVTVGFAPGGRNAADDAVAARVAADGDPATLTVVTSDRELASRVRAAGAHVAGAGGFRDRLPEP from the coding sequence ATGCGGTGGCTCGTGGACGGCAACAACGTGATCGGCGCGCGGCCGGACGGCTGGTGGCGCGACCGGACGGGCGCGATGGCGCGGCTGGTCGCGGCGCTCGACGCGTTCGCCGCCGGCTCCGGCGAGGAGGTCGCGGTCGTCTTCGACGGGCGCGAGCGCGCGGTCGGCCAGGACGGCGCGCCGCGCGTCACGGTCGGCTTCGCGCCCGGCGGGCGCAACGCCGCCGACGACGCGGTCGCCGCGCGTGTGGCGGCCGACGGCGACCCGGCGACCCTGACGGTCGTGACGTCCGACCGCGAGCTGGCGTCCCGGGTCCGGGCGGCGGGCGCGCACGTCGCGGGCGCGGGCGGGTTCCGGGACCGGCTTCCCGAGCCGTAG